One Candidatus Poribacteria bacterium genomic window carries:
- the tilS gene encoding tRNA lysidine(34) synthetase TilS — protein sequence ETVLMNLIRGSGSTGLKGILSVRDIKFFGTACKPKLTVKSIRPLAGFTRQQIEAFLTSKGLVPRHDSTNTDIRYFRNRIRHELIPRLESDYNPNIRVGLSRTADVLGAESEYLDTVAQEAFETCRVRDSDRVKVLAASESVVLDRVKFQQFHIAVQRRVLRQSFFEMSRETGDLYFTHCEAMLSLIEGDAPSAVLALPNGLRFRRVYQYLIFEVNINSRSPFPIEIESFVYPLAVPGKTFIAALNTEIMAELGDIRSREVGTLPDGRLEAIFDYEKVEGAFVDLSSEALPLTIRNRRQGDRFQPYGMRGTKKIKDFMIDTKVPRDERDRIPMLVCGDEVLWIVGYTTSEPFKIHPGTRQYLYLRYVSD from the coding sequence GAGACGGTTCTGATGAACCTCATTCGCGGGAGTGGATCCACTGGGTTGAAAGGTATTCTGTCTGTCCGAGACATTAAATTTTTTGGCACAGCTTGCAAGCCAAAACTTACTGTCAAAAGTATTCGACCCCTCGCCGGATTTACACGGCAACAGATTGAAGCATTCCTTACATCCAAGGGGTTAGTACCACGGCATGATTCAACCAACACAGATATCCGTTATTTTCGCAATCGTATTCGTCATGAGTTGATACCGAGGCTTGAAAGCGACTATAATCCAAATATCAGAGTCGGATTAAGCCGAACTGCTGATGTATTAGGGGCTGAATCGGAATACCTCGACACAGTTGCACAAGAGGCGTTTGAGACCTGCCGCGTTCGAGATTCAGATAGGGTTAAGGTACTCGCAGCATCGGAAAGTGTCGTGTTGGACAGAGTGAAGTTCCAACAGTTTCACATCGCAGTCCAGAGACGGGTACTTCGGCAGAGTTTCTTTGAAATGTCAAGGGAGACGGGTGATCTCTATTTTACACATTGTGAAGCAATGCTAAGCCTTATCGAAGGGGATGCTCCGAGTGCTGTATTGGCACTTCCAAACGGCTTACGATTCCGACGTGTATATCAGTATCTTATCTTTGAGGTAAACATAAATTCCAGATCGCCATTTCCAATTGAAATTGAGAGCTTTGTTTATCCGCTGGCTGTTCCCGGTAAAACATTTATCGCTGCTTTAAATACGGAAATTATGGCTGAATTGGGCGATATTCGGTCCCGTGAGGTCGGGACGTTACCGGATGGAAGACTTGAAGCAATTTTTGATTATGAAAAGGTAGAGGGAGCGTTCGTAGATCTCTCCTCAGAAGCACTTCCGCTGACAATACGCAATCGACGGCAAGGCGACAGATTTCAGCCATACGGTATGCGGGGAACGAAAAAGATTAAGGATTTCATGATAGACACCAAGGTGCCTCGCGACGAACGCGATCGCATTCCAATGCTTGTTTGTGGCGACGAGGTTCTCTGGATCGTTGGTTATACCACCAGCGAACCGTTCAAGATTCATCCAGGCACGCGGCAATATCTTTACCTACGTTATGTCAGTGACTAA
- the hpt gene encoding hypoxanthine phosphoribosyltransferase — MSVTKPSPESVLISESCLQNRIRELGTQIFTDYENKELVLLGVLRGSVLFFADLARAIFKAQDESQTREVALRFEFVQLMSYHDSTRPSTVKLIRGGSDYLKERHVLIVEDIVDTGRTLTFLREHLQALNPKTVKVCTLLDKPSQRQVPVPVDYIGFEIPDTFVVGYGLDYAQQYRNLPYIAILESI, encoded by the coding sequence ATGTCAGTGACTAAACCTTCTCCTGAATCCGTTCTCATTTCTGAATCTTGCCTTCAGAACCGCATTCGTGAACTCGGCACGCAGATATTCACAGATTATGAGAACAAGGAGTTGGTACTACTTGGTGTCCTTAGAGGCAGCGTCCTTTTCTTCGCGGATCTTGCCCGTGCTATCTTTAAAGCACAAGATGAAAGTCAAACGAGAGAAGTCGCGCTTCGTTTTGAGTTTGTGCAACTCATGAGTTACCACGATAGTACGCGACCTTCGACAGTAAAGCTTATCCGCGGCGGTAGCGATTATCTCAAAGAGCGACATGTCCTCATCGTGGAAGATATTGTTGATACTGGACGGACTTTAACTTTTCTCCGTGAACACCTTCAGGCGTTGAACCCGAAAACCGTTAAGGTTTGTACATTACTTGATAAACCGTCTCAACGTCAAGTGCCTGTTCCTGTTGATTACATCGGTTTTGAAATTCCAGATACGTTCGTTGTTGGGTACGGACTTGACTATGCACAGCAGTATCGAAATTTACCCTATATTGCTATTTTAGAATCAATTTAA
- a CDS encoding c-type cytochrome, whose protein sequence is MRKFVSFGFCGVLIAGFILLTQAQMSDKAQLGRELFHDPTFKGTIKPGNRSGYATGLSCANCHADFDDAANPDGLIRAGHSVVGVPHRGEAKGGMIKGADFARAAGGGGFCYEHFLQRIPGDKVNPTAIPAEHAEALMAYFEVISGDNKGPEFEIAMLDDDGKKAAGEKIGAMSGDSSKGWELFGRACVVCHPAANKSGIGPQLVRSRAPRDIDKTMVRWATKIRGGGSLMPFYAPDILSDQDIADILAFLRQEIESTKK, encoded by the coding sequence ATGCGTAAATTTGTTTCATTTGGCTTTTGTGGTGTTTTGATTGCAGGATTTATCCTTCTCACGCAAGCCCAAATGTCAGACAAAGCGCAATTGGGGCGCGAACTTTTCCACGATCCAACTTTTAAAGGAACGATTAAACCAGGTAACAGATCCGGGTACGCAACTGGGCTTTCTTGTGCAAACTGCCATGCTGATTTCGATGATGCCGCAAATCCAGACGGTCTGATTCGAGCAGGGCACAGTGTTGTCGGTGTCCCCCACCGAGGAGAAGCCAAAGGCGGAATGATTAAAGGCGCGGATTTCGCGCGTGCGGCTGGCGGCGGCGGCTTCTGTTATGAGCATTTCTTACAGCGGATCCCCGGCGATAAAGTTAATCCCACAGCAATTCCAGCAGAGCATGCCGAAGCACTCATGGCTTATTTTGAAGTTATCTCTGGTGACAACAAAGGACCCGAATTCGAAATCGCAATGCTGGACGACGATGGGAAAAAAGCAGCAGGTGAGAAAATCGGTGCCATGAGTGGTGATTCAAGCAAGGGATGGGAACTTTTTGGACGTGCATGCGTTGTCTGCCATCCAGCAGCCAATAAATCTGGCATCGGTCCGCAACTCGTCCGCTCCAGAGCCCCTCGTGATATTGATAAAACAATGGTGCGTTGGGCTACCAAAATTCGCGGCGGTGGATCTCTTATGCCGTTCTATGCCCCTGACATCCTTAGTGATCAGGATATCGCTGATATTCTTGCGTTCCTGCGTCAGGAAATAGAAAGCACAAAGAAATAA
- a CDS encoding M23 family metallopeptidase has translation MKRKLIRIFIVAISVMAISGTELNAGGPHQHQVQKGDTLWGLSRKYKVPLKNIIQANSIQPTKRLQIGEKLLIPSAPVEGVWYKVKAGDTLWSIALRHNMEPQDLQRINGISSPRTLQIGTRLRIHRDDSLSFGNPLRGPLVVTSKYGYRPHPVTRRYQRHEGIDFRAATGTRVYASRAGRVIFAGRRGGYGKLVGIEHEGDFTTWYGHLSHIRVRVGQTVTKGRVIGLSGNTGISTGPHLHFEIRYKGRSENPTNHITIP, from the coding sequence ATGAAGAGAAAATTGATTCGTATTTTTATAGTTGCTATATCTGTGATGGCGATCTCTGGAACGGAACTAAACGCTGGTGGTCCCCACCAACATCAGGTTCAAAAAGGGGATACACTGTGGGGGCTCTCTCGAAAGTACAAGGTGCCTCTCAAAAACATTATCCAAGCTAACAGCATTCAGCCAACGAAACGGTTGCAAATCGGGGAAAAACTCTTAATCCCTAGCGCGCCTGTCGAAGGTGTTTGGTATAAAGTTAAAGCTGGGGATACGTTGTGGAGTATCGCGCTCCGCCATAATATGGAACCACAGGACCTTCAGCGAATTAATGGGATATCCTCGCCTCGCACCCTCCAGATTGGCACAAGACTTCGTATTCACCGAGATGACAGTCTCAGTTTTGGCAATCCGCTTCGGGGCCCTTTAGTTGTAACCTCAAAGTATGGTTATCGGCCTCACCCTGTGACTCGCCGCTACCAGCGCCATGAAGGCATAGATTTTCGTGCCGCTACTGGTACCCGCGTTTATGCTTCACGAGCAGGTCGGGTTATCTTTGCTGGACGGAGAGGGGGTTACGGTAAACTCGTAGGTATCGAACACGAGGGCGATTTCACGACATGGTATGGACACTTGTCACACATCAGAGTGAGAGTTGGGCAAACTGTCACAAAGGGAAGGGTAATTGGGCTTTCCGGGAACACTGGTATTTCAACAGGACCCCATTTACATTTTGAAATTAGGTACAAAGGCAGAAGTGAAAATCCAACAAATCACATTACTATACCATAA
- a CDS encoding transglycosylase SLT domain-containing protein — protein sequence MKIQQITLLYHKPGLLLVAVVFFLLAYFLSQESTLSDPLNLRPEVGTRGLGLSGAVISSADDATSPLWNPAGLATLERGNLIYDLSQGAVSIAYPIKYIGTFGVNFLDLNRSDRFLLEHTANPVGSFELGNNQALFSYAKRLGSFQLGASTGYSRAPYYGSLWAQNYDVGLLTEINPHLAVGMRLRDIAGVTIRHRDGQVLQTFDQQLALGAVLTPHPIIRWHNRLDIIHPCFGTSIEIGNRTIAARVGSMFTFGTGTPSQSWSIGFSLNQLGKQFHYTYLNHNDLKHRHLASVGMSFGAAQPASQKPPTSDTIIGQSTETQRRQSKRKASEYKGAQIAREYDVDVALMLAIIHTESNFNPLAVSNNGAAGLMQLMPDAAQDLGLKVPKYKNRRKPKLDPNIDERFDPNRNLHAGLTYFKMLYEKYLNNLTLALGAYNVGPGKVRIRGPLISSGKRYARKVINRSQYYRDKPTQMEIDLKRLERILNE from the coding sequence GTGAAAATCCAACAAATCACATTACTATACCATAAACCGGGTTTGCTACTCGTAGCGGTTGTTTTTTTCTTATTAGCGTATTTTCTCAGTCAAGAAAGCACATTATCAGACCCTCTCAACCTGAGACCCGAAGTCGGCACACGCGGACTTGGGTTGAGCGGGGCAGTTATTAGCAGCGCAGACGACGCAACAAGTCCACTCTGGAATCCTGCGGGACTTGCCACGTTGGAACGCGGAAACCTGATTTACGACCTCTCCCAAGGCGCCGTCTCCATCGCTTATCCTATCAAATATATTGGTACATTTGGTGTAAATTTCCTTGATTTAAATCGCAGCGATCGGTTCCTCTTAGAACACACCGCAAACCCGGTTGGCAGCTTTGAACTCGGCAATAATCAAGCACTTTTTTCTTATGCCAAGAGATTAGGAAGTTTTCAACTGGGTGCCAGCACAGGGTATAGCCGGGCACCTTATTATGGTAGCCTCTGGGCACAAAATTATGATGTTGGCCTGCTCACAGAGATTAACCCTCACCTTGCTGTAGGGATGCGATTACGCGATATTGCTGGTGTAACCATTCGACATAGAGACGGTCAGGTGTTGCAAACCTTCGATCAGCAACTTGCGCTCGGTGCTGTCCTAACGCCTCACCCGATTATCCGATGGCACAATCGACTCGATATTATCCATCCGTGTTTTGGTACAAGCATAGAAATCGGAAATAGAACGATCGCGGCTCGCGTCGGATCAATGTTTACCTTTGGCACGGGAACCCCTTCCCAATCTTGGAGCATAGGGTTTTCACTGAACCAATTAGGGAAGCAGTTCCATTATACATATTTGAATCACAATGATCTGAAGCATAGACATCTCGCTTCAGTAGGCATGTCTTTTGGGGCGGCACAACCCGCTTCACAGAAACCTCCAACCAGTGACACTATTATAGGACAATCAACAGAAACGCAGCGGCGACAATCAAAACGAAAAGCTTCAGAATATAAGGGTGCCCAAATCGCACGGGAATACGACGTTGATGTAGCACTCATGCTTGCTATCATTCATACCGAATCTAACTTTAACCCACTCGCTGTATCAAACAACGGAGCAGCAGGCTTAATGCAGCTCATGCCCGATGCCGCACAAGATCTTGGGCTCAAGGTGCCGAAATACAAAAATAGAAGGAAACCGAAACTCGACCCGAACATAGATGAACGATTTGACCCGAACAGAAACTTGCACGCGGGTTTAACTTATTTCAAAATGCTCTACGAAAAATATTTGAATAATTTGACTTTGGCACTCGGAGCGTACAACGTCGGTCCCGGTAAGGTGAGAATACGCGGTCCACTGATTAGCAGCGGAAAAAGATATGCGAGGAAGGTGATTAATCGCTCCCAATATTACCGTGACAAGCCGACACAAATGGAAATTGATCTCAAGCGGTTAGAAAGAATCCTTAATGAATAA
- a CDS encoding Gfo/Idh/MocA family oxidoreductase codes for MDKIRLAIVGCGGMGHRHMYGLAELHRVGWTRFNLVGACDPVLANAESLASQAEERFGEKPAVVGSLEELAEVGVDAVDVTTTPPYHHTVAIETLERGWHTMVEKPMGLTVRACNLIRRAADASDAILSVAENYRRDPINRLAKALLDAEVIGKPRFLIHHAIGGTNRMTISVWRHQKDQSGVLLDVGVHYADMIEYLLGDIDTIYAQTRLHEPIRYNAAAVTGESGSNPAGVYTKWQRKMPAEFEATAEDAAYATLTFKNGVVGQYIEDHGAWGQGGWLRKIHGSQGSMTLPGDRSGGIITLNINGQETINDERLLDLVPDFRLDAVTTDLFGGDRLWKYELPFTQIDPKIIAIEYGDFAEAIAGNSEVEVDAYQGTRSVALSYAMLESGATGQIVQIDQMLDESINTYQREIDEGLGI; via the coding sequence ATGGATAAAATTAGATTGGCAATCGTTGGATGTGGCGGTATGGGACACCGACACATGTACGGGTTGGCAGAACTTCATCGGGTAGGATGGACGCGGTTTAACCTTGTCGGTGCATGTGATCCTGTCCTCGCTAATGCCGAGTCGCTCGCTTCACAAGCAGAAGAACGTTTTGGTGAGAAACCTGCTGTTGTTGGGAGTCTGGAAGAACTCGCTGAAGTCGGGGTAGATGCTGTGGATGTGACGACGACACCCCCGTATCATCACACCGTCGCTATTGAAACCCTTGAACGTGGCTGGCACACTATGGTCGAAAAACCCATGGGGTTAACCGTTCGAGCGTGTAACCTTATTCGTCGTGCCGCCGATGCATCCGATGCGATTCTCAGCGTCGCAGAAAACTATCGGCGCGACCCGATCAATCGACTCGCAAAAGCACTGCTGGATGCAGAGGTCATCGGCAAACCACGTTTCCTCATTCACCACGCAATCGGTGGCACAAATCGTATGACTATCTCCGTCTGGCGACACCAGAAAGATCAAAGTGGTGTCCTACTTGATGTCGGTGTTCACTATGCGGACATGATCGAGTATCTTCTTGGTGATATTGACACAATTTATGCCCAGACCCGACTCCATGAACCGATCCGGTATAATGCTGCCGCAGTGACCGGTGAATCCGGCTCTAATCCTGCTGGGGTGTATACGAAATGGCAACGCAAGATGCCTGCGGAATTTGAGGCGACTGCAGAGGATGCGGCTTATGCGACCTTGACTTTCAAAAATGGCGTTGTCGGGCAATATATTGAAGACCACGGCGCATGGGGACAAGGCGGTTGGCTTCGGAAAATCCACGGATCCCAAGGTTCTATGACACTCCCCGGCGATCGGAGCGGTGGAATTATCACCCTCAATATTAACGGACAGGAAACAATTAACGACGAACGACTCTTGGATCTCGTTCCAGACTTTCGCTTAGACGCCGTCACAACAGATCTTTTCGGCGGAGATCGGCTGTGGAAGTATGAATTGCCGTTTACGCAAATTGACCCGAAGATTATCGCTATCGAATATGGGGACTTTGCTGAAGCTATCGCTGGAAACAGTGAGGTTGAAGTAGATGCATATCAGGGTACTCGGTCAGTCGCCCTTTCCTAT